The following are from one region of the Nostoc cf. commune SO-36 genome:
- a CDS encoding DUF4347 domain-containing protein, whose amino-acid sequence MLKTQTNFAKELQVLNQNIAFIDTAVTDYQSLIAGIKPGISVVVLNSNKDGVEQITQALQGGKYKSVHIVSHGSTGSLQLGYTQLNSNNLNYYTNQLQQWRNYLSDDADILLYGCDVANGEGTEFVEQISQITGANVAASTDKTGSKALGGNWDFEFKIGKIESSLAFKTHVIQTYDYVLAGTGDVIINEFSQGSDGAKEWVELLVVRDNVNLQNHTLVDGNGSLNITLSGSGFSSLKAGTLIVLYNGGDIDATITPDLTYDPTIGDYVLKISSLNSSGVYAVTRNNSWDTTTEAFNNTDNTDVPQLLNSSNTPIYTFPRTTTPTTSKFSAYTSNSAVGATNTNNWSNDAIFTSATPGLGNTENNTTWINILRGAITVLTAPSVTINNPSPAANEQFGFSLASNNTNILIGAPLANSNKGEVYQVNINGVLQQTFTNPSSGIGELFGFSVAMNDIDYLIGAPKFDDAVADVGRAYKFNASGSLQQTFNNSVNNDDSEFGSAVAILSNGNYVIGAPEKGKVTANDNAGQIRLFDNAGVLQTISNPGSGFIQDARFGFSLAAANNDILIGTPGFSFGVGQVDRYNTTGTRLQTFTNPNPTAQDFFGFSVKSNSAGTRFLIGAPGEDNGATDAGVVYLYDSTTATPTLLKTFTNPDITNLGFGSSLAFLDNDILIGASGSFSVIGANFTPNPVRGAVYLYDGDGASPTYKLEKIFSNPGTSNDAFGAAISIIDSNRIAISAPYYDADTNTDAGIAYIFNLKNAPVLDNTGNPTLVAINENSTNNDGTLISAILATGAGGNPISDADAGAVEGIAVIGVDNTNGKWQYSTNGGNNWIDFAVSNTSATLLRDTEKVRFIPNANYKGKAEITFRAWDASDGKASGTTGVDVSVGGGTTAYSAATETASITIALLVGLRPYSIVTGDFNKDGNTDLVTANKSSQSVSVLLGKGDGTFNPASNFSVVGFNGLNPYSVAVADFNKDGNTDLVTANNTSSNISVLFGDGKATGGFGPAINFALPSGSSSPVSIAMGDFNKDGKSDIVTANNASQNVSVLLGDGNGGFAVAKNFRVPSRPTSVTVGDFNGDGKSDLAVTSSYFNNVSILLGNGDGTFNSATQFDVGTNPHSVIVGDFDKDGKSDLAVANSDSNNVSVLLGNGDGTFKPAANFNVGLNPVSVTVIDFNGDEKFDLAVANADSNTVSVLLGDGTGSFGNATNFDVGTTPYAVTVGDFDKDGKSDLAVANSESKNVSVLFNNPGNPNNPVEPVPPQPILINEILFDPPSTDGSKEYIELRGTPGATLAPGTYLVGIEGDSGSSNPGNVQDIFDLSGKQFGSNGLLVLLQKGNTYTVNSGANVLTNNGSGAGWGSGASSSIGHTGATDIENNSVSFFLIQTTSAPILSNDIDSNNDGIADGTVYSNWTVLDSVSVLDGTSTTDRAYSSIVFRKGSTGGSVPANATVVDTSFIAGYVGRSSNTTGSTASDWVASLITGTAPNLTLGTVANTSPGNFAEQPLNHIGDTNFAPGANLNYAISTTIPTVTEGNSGSKIVNFTVTRSGNTAIATTVNYVLDGTATSGSDYNNIKVGTVTGTSSGTLKFAVGETTKTISLNVLGEKVTETDETINLNLNYPNQTVAIAPGTITIVDDDNIPTISIVDKSGSESAGNFVFTVKLSNASSEIVTVAYNTSNDTAIAGVDYTAVTGSLTFNPGVTTQTITVPILNDFVAESGDRFFVNLINPTNASIGDNQAIGTITDNDTAGFTISPLTGLITTEAGGTANFSIQLTSQPTANVTLNLSSSNVNEGTVPVSSITFTAANWNTPQVITVTGVNDGIADDNIAYKIITGTVVSSDAKYNNFNPANIADIDVINIKNGNQVNSVMTGSAKVDNLQGTTSDDLIFGFASNDVIVGGLGNDQIYGGLGVDNLTGGAGNDIFVLAKGEGRDTIRDFKTGEDLIALAGGLLYSGLSVTQSGSATLIKVTANNESLALLTGIMASTLNASDFITISVN is encoded by the coding sequence ATGCTAAAAACTCAAACTAATTTTGCTAAGGAATTACAAGTGCTAAATCAAAATATCGCCTTTATTGATACCGCAGTAACAGACTACCAAAGTTTGATTGCTGGGATAAAACCAGGAATTAGTGTAGTAGTTCTTAACTCTAACAAGGATGGAGTAGAACAAATCACTCAAGCTTTGCAAGGTGGCAAATACAAATCAGTTCATATTGTCTCGCACGGCAGTACCGGAAGCTTGCAACTGGGTTACACGCAATTAAATAGCAACAATTTAAACTACTACACCAATCAATTACAACAGTGGAGAAATTATTTAAGTGATGATGCGGATATTTTACTCTATGGCTGTGATGTTGCAAATGGAGAAGGCACAGAATTTGTGGAGCAGATTAGCCAAATCACCGGGGCAAATGTTGCCGCCTCTACTGACAAAACAGGAAGTAAAGCTTTAGGTGGCAATTGGGATTTTGAGTTTAAAATTGGAAAAATTGAGTCTTCCTTGGCATTTAAAACCCATGTAATACAGACTTATGACTACGTTTTAGCCGGCACTGGCGACGTAATTATTAATGAATTTTCCCAAGGTAGTGATGGAGCCAAAGAATGGGTTGAACTTTTAGTTGTTAGGGACAACGTAAATCTCCAAAATCACACATTAGTTGACGGTAATGGCTCCCTGAATATCACTTTGTCTGGCTCTGGCTTTAGCTCTTTGAAAGCTGGAACTTTAATAGTGCTGTATAACGGTGGTGATATCGATGCCACTATTACTCCAGACTTAACTTACGACCCGACAATTGGAGACTATGTACTAAAAATATCATCTTTAAATAGTAGCGGAGTATATGCAGTAACACGTAACAATAGCTGGGATACAACAACAGAGGCTTTTAACAACACCGACAATACAGATGTTCCCCAGTTGCTGAACTCTAGCAATACTCCCATATATACCTTTCCTCGAACCACAACTCCTACCACTAGTAAATTTAGTGCTTACACTAGTAACTCAGCTGTGGGTGCTACAAATACTAATAACTGGTCAAATGATGCTATATTTACAAGCGCTACTCCTGGTCTAGGTAATACTGAAAATAATACGACTTGGATTAACATTTTGCGTGGGGCTATTACAGTTTTAACTGCCCCCTCTGTAACAATTAATAACCCATCACCTGCTGCTAATGAGCAATTTGGCTTTTCTCTAGCATCTAATAATACCAATATTTTAATTGGAGCGCCTCTAGCTAATAGTAATAAAGGGGAAGTCTACCAAGTAAATATCAATGGTGTACTCCAACAAACATTTACTAATCCTTCGAGTGGGATAGGAGAGTTATTTGGCTTTTCGGTGGCAATGAATGACATCGATTACCTAATTGGCGCTCCTAAATTTGATGATGCGGTTGCAGATGTCGGACGAGCATACAAATTTAATGCAAGTGGCTCACTTCAACAAACTTTCAATAATTCGGTTAATAATGACGATAGTGAATTTGGTAGTGCCGTAGCAATTCTCAGTAATGGTAACTACGTCATTGGCGCACCAGAAAAGGGCAAAGTGACTGCTAATGATAATGCTGGACAGATACGCCTATTTGATAATGCTGGAGTATTACAGACAATTAGTAATCCTGGATCAGGATTTATTCAAGATGCACGATTTGGCTTTTCATTAGCAGCTGCTAACAATGACATTCTCATTGGTACACCTGGATTTAGTTTTGGTGTTGGACAAGTTGATCGTTACAACACAACAGGCACACGGTTACAGACATTCACTAACCCAAATCCAACAGCGCAAGATTTCTTCGGCTTCTCGGTGAAGTCGAATAGTGCTGGTACACGCTTCCTGATTGGGGCTCCAGGTGAAGACAACGGTGCAACTGATGCTGGGGTTGTATATTTATATGACAGCACCACCGCAACTCCCACACTTTTGAAAACCTTTACAAATCCAGATATTACCAATCTCGGTTTTGGTTCTTCTTTAGCATTTCTTGATAACGATATCCTGATTGGTGCATCTGGTAGTTTTAGTGTTATCGGTGCAAATTTCACCCCTAATCCAGTTCGTGGTGCAGTTTATCTATATGATGGCGATGGAGCATCACCAACCTACAAACTCGAAAAAATCTTTAGCAATCCAGGTACAAGTAATGATGCCTTTGGAGCAGCGATTAGCATTATTGACAGCAATAGAATTGCTATTAGCGCTCCTTATTATGATGCCGATACTAATACTGATGCTGGAATTGCCTATATCTTCAACTTGAAAAATGCCCCCGTACTAGACAACACAGGTAATCCCACATTAGTAGCAATTAACGAAAACTCTACCAACAATGATGGCACTCTCATTTCTGCCATCCTTGCCACAGGTGCAGGTGGCAACCCCATTAGTGATGCAGACGCAGGTGCAGTGGAAGGAATTGCGGTCATTGGTGTAGATAATACTAACGGCAAATGGCAATACTCTACAAATGGCGGTAATAACTGGATTGATTTCGCTGTATCCAATACTTCTGCTACATTGCTCAGAGATACAGAAAAAGTCCGTTTTATCCCCAATGCTAACTACAAAGGCAAGGCTGAAATCACCTTTCGCGCTTGGGATGCCTCAGACGGCAAGGCTAGTGGCACTACTGGCGTAGATGTCAGTGTTGGCGGTGGCACAACAGCCTACAGTGCTGCTACTGAGACTGCCAGCATCACGATCGCACTTCTTGTAGGGCTAAGACCCTATTCTATCGTTACAGGCGACTTTAATAAAGACGGTAATACCGATTTAGTAACGGCAAACAAGTCCTCACAAAGCGTTTCGGTACTTTTGGGAAAGGGTGATGGCACTTTTAACCCTGCCAGCAACTTTAGCGTGGTCGGGTTCAACGGATTAAATCCTTATTCTGTCGCTGTAGCCGACTTTAACAAAGACGGTAATACCGATTTGGTAACGGCAAACAATACTTCCAGTAACATTTCGGTGCTATTTGGAGATGGCAAAGCTACTGGTGGCTTTGGGCCTGCGATCAATTTTGCTCTGCCATCAGGATCATCATCTCCCGTATCCATCGCAATGGGCGACTTTAACAAGGATGGAAAATCTGACATAGTAACAGCAAACAATGCTTCCCAAAATGTTTCAGTGCTGTTGGGAGATGGTAATGGCGGCTTTGCAGTTGCCAAAAATTTTAGAGTTCCCAGCCGTCCGACTTCCGTCACAGTTGGCGACTTCAACGGGGATGGAAAATCTGACCTAGCGGTGACGAGTTCTTACTTCAACAACGTCTCAATCCTATTAGGAAACGGTGATGGCACTTTTAACTCAGCCACTCAATTTGACGTAGGAACAAATCCTCATTCTGTCATCGTAGGCGACTTCGATAAAGATGGTAAATCTGACTTGGCGGTGGCAAATTCGGACTCTAACAATGTTTCGGTGTTATTGGGCAATGGTGATGGCACTTTTAAACCTGCTGCCAACTTTAATGTGGGGTTAAATCCCGTATCTGTGACAGTGATTGACTTCAACGGGGATGAAAAATTTGATTTAGCAGTCGCAAATGCAGATTCAAACACGGTTTCAGTTCTGCTAGGAGATGGCACTGGCAGCTTTGGAAATGCCACGAACTTTGACGTAGGCACAACACCCTATGCTGTCACTGTAGGCGACTTCGACAAAGACGGTAAATCTGACTTGGCGGTGGCAAACAGTGAATCTAAAAATGTTTCGGTGCTATTTAATAATCCTGGTAATCCCAATAATCCTGTTGAGCCCGTTCCCCCTCAGCCGATACTCATCAACGAAATTCTCTTTGATCCTCCAAGTACAGATGGCTCTAAAGAATACATCGAACTGCGTGGTACTCCCGGTGCAACTCTAGCACCCGGAACTTATCTAGTTGGGATTGAAGGTGATTCTGGCTCCTCCAATCCTGGCAATGTTCAAGATATTTTTGATTTGTCTGGTAAGCAGTTTGGAAGCAATGGATTGCTGGTTCTGTTACAAAAAGGCAATACTTATACAGTCAACTCTGGTGCAAATGTCTTAACTAATAATGGAAGTGGAGCCGGATGGGGAAGCGGAGCCTCAAGTTCAATCGGTCACACGGGCGCAACTGACATAGAAAATAACTCTGTTAGCTTTTTCCTGATTCAAACTACTAGCGCACCCATCCTTAGCAATGATATTGACTCAAATAACGATGGTATTGCTGATGGTACTGTGTACTCAAATTGGACTGTATTAGATTCAGTTTCCGTCTTAGATGGCACATCTACTACGGACAGAGCATATAGCTCGATTGTATTTAGAAAAGGTTCTACTGGCGGTTCAGTTCCAGCTAATGCCACAGTTGTTGACACCTCATTTATCGCTGGATATGTAGGGCGTTCAAGTAACACCACTGGTTCAACAGCCTCAGATTGGGTAGCGAGTTTAATTACTGGGACAGCGCCGAATTTAACATTAGGTACTGTTGCTAACACATCACCTGGAAACTTTGCCGAGCAACCATTGAATCATATTGGGGATACTAATTTTGCTCCTGGTGCTAATCTCAATTACGCCATTTCAACTACTATCCCAACTGTGACTGAAGGTAATAGTGGTAGCAAAATTGTCAATTTCACCGTGACTCGCAGTGGTAATACTGCCATTGCCACTACCGTAAATTATGTCTTAGATGGCACGGCAACTTCTGGCAGCGACTACAATAACATTAAAGTTGGAACTGTAACAGGTACTTCATCTGGGACTTTAAAATTCGCCGTTGGGGAAACAACAAAGACCATTTCACTCAATGTTCTGGGTGAGAAGGTGACTGAAACTGACGAAACCATTAATCTTAACCTGAATTACCCCAACCAAACAGTTGCGATCGCTCCTGGTACAATCACCATAGTTGATGATGACAACATTCCCACTATCTCCATCGTAGATAAAAGTGGTAGCGAAAGCGCTGGCAATTTTGTGTTTACTGTCAAACTCTCCAATGCCAGTAGTGAAATAGTCACAGTCGCTTACAACACTAGTAATGATACTGCGATCGCAGGCGTTGATTACACCGCAGTCACAGGCAGCCTGACTTTTAACCCTGGAGTTACCACTCAAACAATCACTGTACCAATTCTCAACGATTTCGTTGCTGAATCCGGCGATCGCTTTTTTGTCAATCTCATTAACCCCACTAATGCCAGCATTGGTGATAACCAAGCTATTGGTACAATTACTGACAATGATACAGCTGGTTTTACTATCTCTCCTCTAACCGGATTAATAACTACAGAGGCTGGTGGTACTGCGAACTTCAGTATCCAACTTACTAGCCAGCCTACTGCTAATGTCACCTTAAATTTGAGTAGTTCCAATGTCAATGAAGGTACTGTTCCAGTTTCTAGCATTACATTTACGGCTGCTAACTGGAATACACCCCAAGTAATCACAGTTACAGGTGTTAATGATGGTATTGCAGATGACAACATTGCCTATAAAATCATTACTGGCACAGTAGTTAGTAGTGATGCCAAATATAACAATTTCAACCCCGCCAATATTGCCGATATTGATGTCATCAACATTAAAAATGGCAACCAAGTCAATAGCGTTATGACAGGTTCAGCCAAAGTTGATAATTTGCAGGGAACTACCTCAGACGATCTGATTTTTGGCTTTGCTAGTAATGACGTAATTGTTGGCGGGTTAGGAAACGATCAGATTTATGGCGGTTTAGGTGTCGATAATCTCACAGGCGGTGCAGGTAATGATATCTTTGTGCTTGCCAAAGGTGAAGGTAGAGATACTATTAGAGATTTCAAGACTGGTGAAGATTTGATTGCCTTAGCAGGTGGTTTGCTCTACTCTGGTTTGTCTGTTACTCAGAGCGGCAGCGCTACCTTGATTAAGGTTACTGCCAATAACGAAAGTCTTGCTCTGTTAACTGGAATTATGGCATCAACTTTGAACGCTAGCGACTTTATTACCATTAGTGTCAACTGA
- a CDS encoding DUF6887 family protein, with protein sequence MTKPNFQQMLLEQLRTYILEHRNDDDAFHIYIDRRRAQSPKQMPMTIEEAEADLQRRFGQQAS encoded by the coding sequence ATGACAAAACCTAACTTTCAACAAATGCTTTTAGAGCAGCTAAGAACTTATATTTTGGAGCATCGCAACGACGATGATGCATTCCATATTTACATTGATAGGAGACGCGCCCAATCTCCAAAACAGATGCCCATGACAATTGAGGAAGCGGAGGCTGATTTACAGAGACGGTTTGGACAGCAAGCTAGTTAA
- a CDS encoding DUF6888 family protein: protein MEPTPKQAISAIRVCAQLTRVYKRIDLVRLDERTRNVYILANNSIEAEVIPTGEILWL, encoded by the coding sequence ATGGAGCCTACACCCAAACAAGCAATATCTGCAATTCGGGTGTGCGCTCAACTTACCAGAGTTTATAAACGAATAGACCTTGTGAGATTAGATGAGCGCACCAGAAATGTTTATATCTTGGCGAATAATTCAATTGAAGCTGAGGTAATACCAACTGGAGAAATTCTTTGGTTATGA
- a CDS encoding spore photoproduct lyase family protein, which produces MPERVMFTPAALDEDWGQQIFKRVQSLNLPIEELSQNRLKGLRGESERDTYNIAKRTLAVVTAPPSSFKLSPIPPSADWQFHLAEGCPAHCQYCYLAGSLSGPPVIRAFANLPQILENLGNYEQQGKNTSFEVSCYTDPLGIEHLTGSLAECIRYFGTRPNAHLRWVSKFDAVDGLLNLPHNGNTHCRMSVNAAPISGKFEGGTASVASRLNALRRLALPQERGGGNYPIGLVIAPIMPIDDWQMHYSRLFEQINEALDFDCNLTFELISHRFTPGSKEVLQTWYPQSKLEMDEAKRSVKRNKFGGTKYVYEKDTMKALRSFFESEISRRFPNAEILYWT; this is translated from the coding sequence ATACCTGAACGGGTAATGTTTACACCTGCTGCCCTAGATGAGGATTGGGGGCAGCAGATTTTTAAACGTGTGCAGTCACTCAACTTACCAATAGAAGAATTATCACAGAACCGCCTGAAGGGACTGCGTGGTGAGTCTGAGCGTGATACTTACAACATCGCCAAGCGTACTTTAGCGGTGGTTACTGCACCACCCAGTTCTTTTAAGCTGAGTCCCATTCCACCTTCTGCGGATTGGCAGTTTCACCTTGCCGAAGGTTGCCCGGCTCACTGTCAATACTGCTACCTAGCTGGTAGCTTGTCGGGGCCACCTGTCATTCGCGCTTTTGCCAACTTACCGCAGATATTAGAGAACTTAGGGAACTACGAGCAACAGGGTAAAAACACGAGTTTTGAAGTTAGTTGTTACACAGATCCATTAGGTATTGAGCATTTAACTGGAAGTCTTGCTGAATGTATCCGTTACTTTGGCACTCGTCCCAATGCACATCTACGTTGGGTATCGAAGTTTGATGCTGTGGATGGATTACTCAATTTACCACACAATGGGAATACTCACTGTCGGATGAGCGTTAATGCTGCACCAATTTCTGGTAAGTTTGAAGGTGGCACGGCATCCGTAGCATCCAGACTTAATGCGTTGCGACGGTTGGCGTTACCACAAGAGCGCGGCGGTGGCAATTATCCAATAGGATTGGTTATCGCGCCAATTATGCCGATAGACGATTGGCAGATGCACTATAGTCGTTTGTTTGAGCAGATAAACGAAGCACTGGATTTTGATTGTAACCTTACCTTTGAGCTAATCTCCCATCGGTTCACACCTGGTTCAAAAGAAGTGTTACAAACTTGGTATCCGCAATCGAAATTAGAGATGGATGAGGCAAAACGCAGCGTCAAGCGTAATAAGTTTGGTGGGACGAAGTACGTTTACGAGAAGGATACAATGAAGGCGTTGCGTAGCTTTTTTGAGAGTGAGATTAGTAGGCGCTTTCCAAATGCTGAAATTCTTTATTGGACTTAG
- a CDS encoding Uma2 family endonuclease — translation MIDALGSNYEAFPELRCTCGNRSVVPDVVIISSNQIPLDESGEIISSGIDFAPAWVIEILSPAQSQTKVTGNILHCLKNGSQLGWLIDPSERCILVYQPNSLPDLLAGQDILTVLEDLNLTLSVNEVFAWLQRQV, via the coding sequence GTGATTGATGCCTTGGGCAGTAACTATGAAGCTTTTCCTGAATTGCGCTGTACCTGCGGTAATCGTTCAGTAGTTCCTGATGTGGTTATTATTTCTAGCAATCAAATACCACTGGATGAAAGCGGTGAAATTATTAGCAGCGGTATTGATTTTGCACCCGCTTGGGTCATCGAAATTCTTTCCCCTGCTCAAAGCCAAACCAAAGTAACTGGAAATATTCTACACTGTTTGAAAAATGGCAGTCAGTTAGGATGGTTGATTGATCCAAGTGAACGCTGTATTTTAGTTTATCAGCCTAATTCTTTACCAGATTTGTTAGCAGGACAAGATATATTAACAGTGTTAGAAGATTTGAATTTGACGCTCTCTGTGAATGAAGTCTTTGCTTGGTTACAGCGTCAAGTTTGA
- a CDS encoding DUF58 domain-containing protein yields MKIIKSITNWLETRASAPAYGGWVLAVTAICFFGAGINTMAGWLYAISGISFALLGVAAILPPRSLTGLSITRRPMQPVSAGDDLTVELEIRNQTQQAVSLLQVEDILPFVLGKPVKKAIETIPSQGSYRWVYYHPTVRRGIYRWHRVELGSGAPLGLFWCRRQRDCAATAIVYPTVLPLATCPLVDEMGQQESKRGDPRGRPLQTATTGLVRSLRPYRVGDPTRLIHWRTSARYGELRVRELEMVTGGQEIVIALDSASNWEEENFEQAVIAAASLYFYAQQQQLQVQLWTASTSLIKGDAYVLETLAATRALEDASSVVPKSHPLIWLTQNPLSLATLPQGSRWVLWSNISSSGEQEVINWEHPGIVLQSDVSDGLRLRPLQLQLQKTLPS; encoded by the coding sequence ATGAAAATTATAAAATCCATCACCAATTGGTTAGAAACCCGCGCCAGTGCCCCTGCTTATGGCGGTTGGGTACTAGCAGTAACCGCTATTTGTTTTTTTGGTGCAGGTATCAATACGATGGCTGGTTGGCTGTATGCCATTAGCGGCATCAGTTTTGCACTTCTGGGTGTAGCAGCTATTTTACCGCCGCGATCGCTCACAGGTCTATCCATCACCCGCCGTCCCATGCAGCCAGTATCAGCCGGCGACGATCTAACGGTGGAGTTAGAAATCCGCAATCAGACACAACAGGCTGTAAGTTTATTGCAAGTTGAAGATATACTGCCCTTCGTCTTAGGGAAACCAGTAAAAAAGGCAATTGAGACAATTCCTAGTCAAGGTAGTTACCGTTGGGTATATTACCACCCTACTGTGCGCCGGGGCATTTATCGCTGGCATAGAGTCGAACTAGGTTCTGGTGCGCCTTTGGGATTATTCTGGTGTCGCCGTCAGCGTGATTGTGCTGCCACAGCGATCGTCTATCCCACAGTGTTACCCTTGGCTACCTGCCCCCTAGTAGACGAAATGGGGCAACAAGAGAGCAAAAGGGGCGATCCTCGTGGTAGACCCTTGCAGACAGCGACAACGGGGCTGGTGCGATCGCTCCGTCCTTATCGTGTAGGAGATCCCACCCGTCTGATTCACTGGCGGACTAGCGCTCGTTATGGAGAATTAAGGGTGCGGGAGTTAGAAATGGTGACAGGTGGACAAGAAATAGTTATTGCCCTTGACAGTGCTAGCAATTGGGAAGAAGAAAACTTTGAACAAGCAGTAATTGCCGCAGCCTCGCTGTATTTTTATGCACAGCAACAGCAATTACAGGTGCAACTATGGACAGCATCAACAAGTTTAATTAAAGGCGATGCCTATGTTTTAGAAACTTTAGCAGCAACCAGAGCATTAGAAGATGCCAGTTCAGTAGTTCCTAAAAGCCATCCTTTGATTTGGCTGACTCAAAACCCCCTGAGCCTTGCTACTCTTCCTCAAGGCAGTCGCTGGGTTTTGTGGTCAAATATTTCCTCATCAGGAGAACAAGAGGTAATCAATTGGGAACATCCTGGTATAGTTTTGCAGAGCGATGTCTCCGACGGGCTACGCCTACGCCCACTACAACTCCAGCTACAAAAAACATTACCTTCATAA
- a CDS encoding ferredoxin thioredoxin reductase catalytic beta subunit, with protein sequence MITSEHNTKSSDKSLEAMRHFSEQYAKRTGTYFCSEPSVTAVVIEGLAKHKDELGAPLCPCRHYEDKEAEVHATYWNCPCVPMRERKECHCMLFLTSDNEFAGEQQEISLETIKEVRDSMG encoded by the coding sequence ATGATCACATCAGAACATAACACAAAATCCAGCGATAAAAGTCTAGAGGCAATGCGGCATTTTTCCGAACAATACGCCAAGCGTACTGGAACCTACTTCTGTTCTGAACCTTCTGTTACCGCAGTTGTGATTGAAGGACTAGCTAAACATAAAGACGAACTAGGTGCGCCTTTATGTCCCTGTCGCCACTACGAAGATAAAGAAGCTGAGGTTCACGCTACATATTGGAACTGTCCTTGTGTGCCAATGAGAGAACGCAAAGAGTGCCATTGTATGTTGTTCCTCACCTCTGACAACGAGTTTGCGGGAGAACAACAAGAAATCTCTCTCGAAACAATCAAAGAAGTACGAGATAGCATGGGATGA
- a CDS encoding DUF309 domain-containing protein translates to MSEIIPQEFWQGVEQFNSGQFYACHDTLEALWIEASEPEKTFYQGILQIAVALYHLENRNWRGAVILLGEGSNRLRRYPSSYSGVDVDELLSQSAVLLTTLQQIRPEKITSGDLGKNQVLSLPRIVLTPD, encoded by the coding sequence ATGAGCGAAATCATCCCCCAAGAGTTTTGGCAAGGCGTAGAACAGTTTAATTCTGGTCAGTTCTACGCTTGTCATGACACTTTAGAGGCTTTGTGGATTGAAGCTAGCGAACCCGAAAAAACCTTTTATCAAGGCATTCTCCAAATTGCGGTGGCACTGTATCATTTAGAAAATCGCAATTGGCGAGGTGCAGTAATTTTATTGGGAGAAGGCAGCAATCGCCTACGCCGTTACCCATCTAGTTACAGTGGCGTTGATGTAGATGAGCTATTGAGTCAGAGTGCAGTTTTGTTGACGACATTACAACAAATAAGGCCAGAAAAAATTACATCTGGTGATCTGGGTAAAAATCAAGTCTTATCTTTGCCTAGAATTGTGCTGACTCCTGATTAA
- a CDS encoding LptA/OstA family protein — MMPCFQLPLSQMRRFGLALMLPVALLGTFAFPTQVQTATAQTSEANRPLTIRADVQEYDAKNQVITARGNVQMLYPARQLQATSAQAQYFSKERRIDFSGNVYILQQGGNSIRAEKVTYLIDEGRFVALPQSNRQVESIYMIQESDNNGQTATPAPNTPPFKPSN; from the coding sequence ATGATGCCCTGCTTTCAATTGCCTTTATCACAGATGCGTCGCTTTGGATTAGCTTTAATGCTCCCAGTTGCACTCTTGGGCACTTTTGCATTCCCTACTCAAGTGCAAACTGCTACTGCACAGACATCTGAGGCTAATCGTCCCCTCACTATCCGCGCTGATGTGCAAGAATATGACGCTAAAAATCAAGTAATCACCGCTCGCGGTAACGTGCAAATGTTGTATCCTGCTCGCCAACTTCAGGCAACATCTGCCCAAGCACAGTATTTTAGTAAAGAACGCCGAATTGATTTCAGTGGCAATGTCTATATTTTGCAACAGGGTGGTAACAGTATTCGGGCGGAGAAAGTAACCTATTTAATTGATGAAGGGCGATTTGTTGCTTTACCCCAATCCAACCGTCAGGTAGAGTCCATTTATATGATCCAAGAATCAGATAATAATGGACAAACTGCTACACCTGCCCCAAACACACCACCATTCAAACCTTCTAATTAG